In Alosa sapidissima isolate fAloSap1 chromosome 4, fAloSap1.pri, whole genome shotgun sequence, the following are encoded in one genomic region:
- the rassf1 gene encoding ras association domain-containing protein 1 isoform X1: protein MSKCELIELKDLTLVDGIELAPPTAPQTPRQGRAAERPILGAVVRLVGDSVRVEEPPCLSGQPGEGHDFQPCSQAHLSWCDVCGEFIWGLYKQSVRCVNCKYTCHHRCQPFIQLDCYHSSAFFDQSDLFEETIETDTNVDEQIDWGKQELTASEIQKKVKEYNAQINGNLFMVLNRDGSYTGFIKVQFKLSRPVSLPPPRRSCSSQDGSWQESKGTKRRTSFYLPKDAAKHLHISSHTCAREVIEALLNKFTVVDNPAKFALFERTERQNQVYLRKLADDECPLQLRLCAGPSEKSLSLVIRENETGEVNWDAFTMPELHNFLRILQREEEEHIRQIVRRYTLTRERMKEALTNITTPG from the exons ATGTCAAAGTGTGAGCTCATAGAGCTGAAGGATCTCACGTTGGTTGATGGCATCGAGTTGGCCCCCCCAACAGCCCCTCAGACGCCAAGGCAGGGTCGGGCAGCAGAGCGTCCGATTTTGGGTGCAGTGGTGCGGCTGGTGGGGGACAGCGTAAGGGTGGAGGAGCCACCCTGCCTCAGTGGACAGCCAGGAGAGGGTCATGACTTCCAGCCTTGCAGTCAAGCGCACCTTTCCTGGTGTGACGTGTGTGGAGAGTTTATCTGGGGCCTCTACAAACAGAGTGTACGCTGTGTCA ATTGCAAGTATACTTGTCATCATCGTTGCCAGCCCTTCATACAGCTGGACTGCTATCATAGCAGTGCCTTCTTTGACCAATCTGACCTCTTTGAGGAGACCATAGAAACAGACACAAACGTG GATGAGCAGATTGACTGGGGAAAACAGGAACTGACTGCCAGTGAAATTCAGAAGAAGGTGAAGGAGTACAATGCTCAAATCAACGGCAACCTCTTCATGGTTCTT aATCGAGATGGCTCGTACACAGGTTTTATTAAGGTCCAGTTTAAGCTGTCAAGGCCTGTGTCTTTACCGCCACCTCGCCGAAGCTGCTCCAGCCAGGATGGCTCTTGGCAGGAGAGCAAAGGAACAAAGCGTCGAACATCCTTCTATCTGCCGAAGGATGCAGCCAAGCACCTCCACATCAGTTCCCACACATGTGCCCGTGAGGTTATTGAAGCTCTGTTGAACAAGTTCACAGTGGTGGATAATCCCGCTAAATTCGCCCTGTTTGAACGCACAGAACGACAGAACCAAG TCTACTTACGGAAACTAGCTGATGACGAATGCCCTCTTCAGTTGCGTTTGTGTGCGGGGCCCAGTGAGAAATCCCTGAGTCTGGTGATCAGAGAAAATGAGACTGGAGAGGTCAAC TGGGATGCCTTTACGATGCCCGAGCTTCACAATTTTCTGAGGATCCTTCAgcgagaggaggaagagcacaTACGTCAGATCGTCCGGCGGTACACATTGACCCGTGAGAGAATGAAGGAGGCACTAACCAACATCACAACACCAGGATGA
- the tusc2b gene encoding tumor suppressor 2, mitochondrial calcium regulator b translates to MGGSGSKTKSYWPFSGSGGGDEQAKEGNDQSLARPRSFRTATPFVFTRRSSLYYDEDGDLAHEFYEEIVVTKNGRKKAKLKRIQKNLISQGMVKLDHPCIHADFPVVICEG, encoded by the exons ATGGGAGGCAGCGGCTCCAAAACCAAAAGCTATTGGCCATTTTCTGGTTCTGGTGGCGGTGATGAACAAGCCAAAGAGGGAAATGATCAGTCATTGGCACGCCCGCGAAGTTTCAGGACTGCAACTCCCTTCGTGTTTACCAGACGAAG CTCACTTTACTATGACGAGGACGGAGACCTGGCCCACGAATTTTATGAGGAAATCGTGGTGACAAAAAATGGTCGGAAGAAGGCCAAGTTGAAACGGATTCAGAAGAACCTTATATCTCAG GGAATGGTCAAGCTGGATCACCCTTGCATCCACGCAGATTTTCCAGTGGTCATCTGTGAGGGTTGA
- the rassf1 gene encoding ras association domain-containing protein 1 isoform X2, which yields MSESKKTDCAEQIPSFEKTWGSTTSSGYCSEDDSDAELEHFFTARTSFFLKHNRQDEQIDWGKQELTASEIQKKVKEYNAQINGNLFMVLNRDGSYTGFIKVQFKLSRPVSLPPPRRSCSSQDGSWQESKGTKRRTSFYLPKDAAKHLHISSHTCAREVIEALLNKFTVVDNPAKFALFERTERQNQVYLRKLADDECPLQLRLCAGPSEKSLSLVIRENETGEVNWDAFTMPELHNFLRILQREEEEHIRQIVRRYTLTRERMKEALTNITTPG from the exons ATGAGTGAAAGTAAGAAGACCGATTGCGCGGAACAAATTCCATCTTTTGAGAAGACATGGGGCAGCACAACCAGTAGCGGTTACTGCAGCGAGGATGATTCGGACGCAGAGCTGGAACACTTTTTCACTGCCCGCACGTCTTTTTTTCTTAAACACAATAGACAG GATGAGCAGATTGACTGGGGAAAACAGGAACTGACTGCCAGTGAAATTCAGAAGAAGGTGAAGGAGTACAATGCTCAAATCAACGGCAACCTCTTCATGGTTCTT aATCGAGATGGCTCGTACACAGGTTTTATTAAGGTCCAGTTTAAGCTGTCAAGGCCTGTGTCTTTACCGCCACCTCGCCGAAGCTGCTCCAGCCAGGATGGCTCTTGGCAGGAGAGCAAAGGAACAAAGCGTCGAACATCCTTCTATCTGCCGAAGGATGCAGCCAAGCACCTCCACATCAGTTCCCACACATGTGCCCGTGAGGTTATTGAAGCTCTGTTGAACAAGTTCACAGTGGTGGATAATCCCGCTAAATTCGCCCTGTTTGAACGCACAGAACGACAGAACCAAG TCTACTTACGGAAACTAGCTGATGACGAATGCCCTCTTCAGTTGCGTTTGTGTGCGGGGCCCAGTGAGAAATCCCTGAGTCTGGTGATCAGAGAAAATGAGACTGGAGAGGTCAAC TGGGATGCCTTTACGATGCCCGAGCTTCACAATTTTCTGAGGATCCTTCAgcgagaggaggaagagcacaTACGTCAGATCGTCCGGCGGTACACATTGACCCGTGAGAGAATGAAGGAGGCACTAACCAACATCACAACACCAGGATGA
- the LOC121706529 gene encoding cytochrome b561 domain-containing protein 2: MTQSVQSEPWIYGVTRFLFASLTHVVSTVFTVFVALLSSPGSSLFSWHPFLMTLAFSFFMTEAVLLFSPHSSPVRKLSHKTKGRLHWVLQCLCVTCACLGLGAISYNKHLNGKPHFTSWHGLLGLVTIVIVGLQSLAALPLIYIKLAKGWSLAKLKRYHAVTGLLTYLLGSGSLLLGLWSAWFTGTVNGHAWYLAVLCPSLSALVIMSQVTNAYLARKQMKS; the protein is encoded by the exons ATGACACAGTCGGTGCAGTCGGAGCCTTGGATTTACGGGGTCACAAGGTTTTTATTCGCGTCTCTCACTCATGTTGTATCCACGGTGTTCACTGTGTTTGTGGCGTTGCTGTCCAGCCCGGGATCGA GTCTGTTCTCCTGGCATCCCTTTCTCATGACACTGGCG TTTTCCTTCTTCATGACTGAAGCCGTGCTGCTCTTCTCTCCACACTCTTCTCCTGTCCGGAAACTTTCCCATAAGACCAAAGGCCGTCTCCATTGGGTACTGCAATGCCTGTGCGTCACCTGTGCCTGCCTGGGCCTAGGTGCCATCTCCTACAATAAACACTTGAATGGCAAACCCCACTTCACGTCGTGGCATGGACTCCTGGGCCTTGTAACCATAGTGATTGTGGGACTCCAGTCCCTTGCCGCCCTACCTTTGATCTACATCAAATTGGCCAAGGGCTGGTCGTTGGCGAAGCTGAAGCGCTACCATGCGGTGACAGGCCTCCTGACGTACCTGCTCGGAAGTGGCAGTCTTCTCTTAGGTCTCTGGTCAGCATGGTTTACAGGCACGGTGAATGGACATGCCTGGTACCTGGCAGTGCTCTGTCCCTCTTTGAGTGCACTAGTGATCATGAGCCAGGTCACTAATGCTTATCTGGCCAGGAAACAGATGAAGTCCTGA